TCAATGCGCTTGAGGTTCAGCGCATCTCAAACCTGCTGCAAGACAAGATCAATTTCCGGCGCGACCTCCGTGCAGGCGACCTGTTTCAAGTCGTGCGTGCCGAGCAGTTCGTGAATGGCGAGCCGACAGGTAACTCACGACTGGAAGGGCTGCGGATTATCAACCGTGCGCGTGAATTGACCGCTTTCATGTTTGATGGCCACTACTATGATCTGAATGGCGAGAGTCTGGCGCGGGCATTCATGCGCTATCCCACTGAACGCAAGTTTCGTCTCAGTTCGCCCTTCAACCCCAATCGCAAGCATCCTGTCACGGGGCGTGTTAGACCTCACAACGGTACCGACTTCGCGACTCCGATCGGCACCCCCATTCTGGCAACCGGGGATGGTGTGGTAACACGGGTGCAGAACCACCCCTACGCGGGGTTGTATATCGTGATTGAGCACGGTCAAAAGTATCGTACCCGATACCTGCATCTGAGTAAGTCGCTGGTCAGCAAAGGGCAGACTGTGAGTCGGGGGCAGAAAATCGCCCTGTCAGGCAACTCGGGTCGCTCTACCGGAGCGCACTTACATTATGAGCTGCATATCAGCGGCCGTCCGGTTGATGCCATGCGTGCGCCGATCCCTGTTGCCGAGGCTGTGGGTGACAAGGATCGTGTAGCGTTTAACGAGCTGCGCAATCGCATTTTGGCACAGATGGGGGAGAGCTAACCGCTCTCTCCCGTTTCCATTACTCAAACGGTTCTACAGTTGTTCCAGGGTCTGCAGCAGGTTGTTGACCTTGTTATAGGATTCCTGATATTCGTCGTCGATATCCGAATCGGCGACAATTCCTCCCCCCGCCCAGCAATAAATCCTGTCTTTCTGTACCAGTAGCGTCCGAATGGTAATGCTGGTATCCATTGTGCCGCAGGCGCTGATGTAGCCAATCGAGCCGCAGTAAATGGAACGGCGCTGAGGTTCCAGCTCATCGATGATCTCCATGGCGCGAATCTTGGGGGCGCCGGTGATTGAGCCGCCCGGAAAGCAGTCTCTCAGCAGCTGAACTGCAGTCACACCTGGTCTCAATATACCGCAAACGCTGCTGACCATGTGATGCACATTCGGATAGTGCTCGATGCTGAACAGCTCGGGCACGTTTACACTGCCAGGCAGGCAGCTTTTGCTCAAATCGTTGCGTAGCAAGTCTACGATCATCAGGTTTTCAGCACGGTCCTTGGGCGACTGCAGCAGTTGCTGTGCCAGATACTGGTCTTCGTCTGTGTTGGTTGCACGCGGTCGTGTACCCTTGATGGGGCGTGTTTCAACCTTGCCTTCACGAGAAGCCTCAAGGAAACGCTCGGGCGAAAGTGACAGAATCGTACCGTCGTTCGACTCAAGGAAGGCGGCGAAGGGGGTGGGGGCAGTTTTACGCAGGGCGCGATATGCCAACCAAGGGTCACCGCTGCAGGTGGCGGAGAAGCGCTGGGTAAAATTGATCTGATAGCAGTCACCCGCATGGATGTAGTCATCAATCCGATTCAGTGCCTGGCCATAGGTTGCACGGTCCATATTGCTGACAAACGCAGTTGTGAGTACAAACGGGTGTGCCTGCCGCACGCTGTCCGCCGTGAGATTCTGCGCGAGCCGCTGCTGGACCTGTTGCAGGCTGGTCTCATTCACTTTGGGGTGGTGCATCAGGCAGCTGCGCTGCAACTGATGGTCAATGACAACAGCCCAGAGATAACGACCGACCCGCAGCCATGGGAAATTGATATCAGCCTGAGCCTTGCTGGGCAGCTGCTCAAGCGCACGTCCCAGATCATAGCTGAAGGTGCCGATAAAGCCGCCATTGAACGGTATATCCGGATCTGTCGTGGGTATTTCAATCTCTGCAAGCAGATTCTCAAGGCAAGCAAAGGGGTCGTCTTCCTTGGTGTCGAGGGCGATATCGTTTCGATTGATCTCCAGACCCTCGGGGCCAAAGCGGACTACGAGGTCGGGAGCGGCCGAAATGATATCGTAGCGTCCGCAGTGAGCGACGGGGTGTGAACTGTCAAGCAGGACAGGTTCGCCAAGATCACGCATGATCTCGAAGATCCGGTGTGCATCCAGCGGATAGGGTAGCGACTGATATTGAATCACCCTTGATCCTCACGCAAAAAGCTCATTTTACTCCTGTCCCCGGCGGGGGGCGAGTCCGTTGCCGCACATGGGTATAATTGCTTCATTGTGTAGTCAGGAGTTCAGCATGAAACACCCCTTCGTCATCAGTGAGCATCAACTGGTACTGCCGGATCAGCACCTTCATTACCGTCTGTACCGCAACCCAGTCCTGCACAATGGCCGCAAACTGCTTTTGATCCATGGTGCGGGTGTGGCAGGTGAAGACACCTGGCACATGCTGACCGCCTTTCTTGAGCACTGGCAGGAGATCCTCGTGCCGGATCTGCGCGGCGCAGGGCAAAGTGAATTCCCGGATGGGGGCGAGTACCCCTTTAGCGTGCAGACTTTGGTCAGTGACATGTCTGCGCTACTCGACCAGCTTGGGTGGTGGCAGTTCGACCTGGGAGGCTATTCCCTGGGTGGGCTCGTGGGCATGCTGCTCAAGCAGCGTTACCCAGATCGTGTCGGCAAACAGTTTTTACTGGAGTCGGCTGTGCTGGATCGGCCCGACTGGATCAGCACCATTGAGTTGCGACAGCGCTATTCGAGCGCGGCCGTGCATTTGCGCTCTGATGACCGGGAGCAGGGGATACGTCAATTCCTCGACACTATTTCACCGAACCGCAAGGCAAGTGCGCAAACAGAATCGGTTGCAGTCAGTCGATTGGCGCGTCGGCCGCTGGGCTTTGCTCATGCATTGGACGCCGTAACGGCTGCCATCAACAGTATCGACCGTGATGCGCTACTGGCATCTCAAGGGGATGTGAGCAGCTTTATCGGAGGGTTGAGTGTGGAGTTGATGCATCAGCTGCATTTGACTCTGGCTGAGCAGATGCCCAATTGGCACTACTTTATGGTGCCAGGAACCGATCATTCATTACCGTTCCAGAAGCCACGACAGATCGCCCGCATCATGAATGCGGAACTCGAACGCTACCTGCGCGAATGCTGAGGGAAAGCCCCTAGACTTTTGTCTGATGTTGACAATTTTTCAGCCAGATCAGGTTGACGCCCCTTTTTGGCATGGGTATCGTTGCTTCTGAAAATATTGTCGACAATCTTGATCAGGGGTTGTAGCTGACGTGAGTGAAGAAATCGGGTATCCGAAAGTGGTGCCGCTTGAACCGGAAGCCCGTACGCTGGCTGACCGAGTGTGCCGCCAGATCGTGACGGCCATTGTGAAGGGTGAAATTCCGCCCGGTCACAAGATCAGCGAGCCCGAGCTGGCCAGAACCTATGGTATCAGCCGCGGCCCGTTGCGCGAAGCCATTCGCCGCCTTGAAGGCTGGCGCCTGGTTGAGCGCAAGGCGCATGTAGGGGCTCGGGTGGTTAAGCTGAGTGCGCACGAGTTGATCGAGATTTACCGCGTTCGCGAAGCGCTGGAAGGCATGGCTTGCCGACAGGCCGCCAAGAACATGACCGATGCCGAGATCGAGAGTCTGAAGCGCCTGCTGGATGAGCATGAAGCCTCCATTGAGCAACGCGAAGGCCGCTCCTACTTCCAGAAGGAGGGTGATCTCGATTTCCATTACCGAATTGTACAGGGTAGCAAGAACTCCAAACTGCTGGAGCTTCTGGGTGACGACCTGTACCACCTGGTACGTATGTACCGTTATCAATTCAGTGTGTCCAGCTCGCGCCCCAAGCGTGCCCTCAAGGAGCATCGTCAGATTATCGATGCAATCGAGGCACGAGATGAGGAGCTGGCCGAGATGCTGATGCGTCGTCATATCAGTGCCGCACGCCGCAACATCGAAGACAAACTGGATACAGTGACCAAACCTGAAGGGGATAAACATGGCTGAGAAAATGACTGCGGGTGCGCGCTTCCGTAAAGCGCTGGCTGAGAACCAGCCGCTGCAGATCGTTGGTACCGTCAACGCTTACAATGCAATGATGGCTACACGAGTGGGACACCAGGCGATCTACCTGTCCGGTGGTGGTGTTGCCAACGCTTCTTACGGCCTGCCTGATCTGGGCATGACCTCAATGAACGATGTGCTGGAAGATGTATGTCGCATCACCAGTGCCGTCGATACACCACTGATGGTTGATATCGATACCGGCTGGGGTGGCGCATTCAACATCGCCCGTACCGTAAAAGAGATGATCAAGGGTGGCGCTGCGGCCGTTCATATCGAAGACCAGGTTGCGCAGAAGCGCTGTGGCCACCGTCCCAACAAGGAGATCGTATCCCTTGAAGAGATGGTTGATCGTGTCAAGGCAGCCGTTGATGCCCGTACCGATGATGATTTCTTCATCATGGCACGCACTGATGCGTTCCAGATGGAAGGGCTGAATGCCGCTGTTGAGCGTGCCCAGGCCTGCCTGGAAGCCGGTGCCGATGCGATTTTTGCCGAAGCCGTACACACGCTGGATGACTACCGTGCCTTCTCCAACGGCATCAACGGTTCTCACTTGCTGGCGAACATCACCGAGTTTGGTGCCACGCCGCTGTTCAACAAGAAAGAGCTGGGTGAGGCTGGTGCCACTATGGTGCTGTACCCGCTGTCAGCCTTCCGTGCCGCCAACAAGGCTGCACTGAATGTATACGAACACCTGCTGAAAGATGGCGACCAGAAAGCGGTTGTCGACACCATGCAGACCCGCATGGAACTGTACGATTTCCTCAACTACCACGACTTTGAGCAGAAGCTGGATGCGCTGTTCAAAGAAGGCAAAAACAAATAAGAATCACGGTATCGGGAGGTCTGATCTCCCGACAACAGATTGAAGGAGAGACAGATGGCAGAAGCAAAGAAACTCGGCGGTGCCGGTCTGCGTGGACAGTCCGCTGGTGAAACCGCTCTGTGTACCGTTGGTAAAAGCGGTGCCGGCCTGACCTACCGCGGCTATGACATCAAAGAGCTGGCTGACAAGGCCCAGTTTGAAGAAGTGGCTTATCTGCTGCTGTACGGAAAACTGCCGAACCAGGCAGAGCTCGACGGCTACAAGGCGAAACTGAAGGGTATGCGTGGTTTGCCGGATGCACTGAAAACCGTGCTGGAGCAGATCCCCAAGGATGCGCACCCGATGGATGTGATGCGCACCGGTTGTTCAATGTTGGGGAATCTGGAAACCGAGCAGGATTTCTCCGAGCAGCACGATCATATCGACCGCATGCTGGCTGCCTTCCCGTCGATCATCAACTACTGGTACAACTTTGCCCACCACGGCAAGCGTATCAACACCGAGACCGACGCCGACTCCATTGGCGAACACTTCCTCTGGACTCTGCACGACAAGAAGCCCGAGCCGCTGCACGTCAAGGTGATGCATGCATCCCTGATTCTCTACGCTGAGCATGAGTTTAACGCGTCCACCTTTACCGCTCGTGTATGTGCCTCCACCCTGTCTGACATCCACAGCTGTGTAACCGCCGCCATCGGCTCTCTGCGTGGCCCGCTGCACGGTGGTGCCAACGAAGCTGCCATGGCGATGATCGAGAACTGGAAATCGGCTGACGAAGCGGAAGAGGCGATCATGGGCATGTTGGCCCGCAAGGACAAGATCATGGGCTTCGGTCATGCGATCTACCGTGACTCCGATCCGCGTAACGCCATCATCAAGGAGTGGTCACAGAAGCTGGCCGAGCAGGTGGGTGATACCGTGCTGTACCCGGTTTCCGAGCGTGTTGAAGCGGTTATGTGGCGCGAGAAGAAACTGTTCTGTAACGCCGACTTCTTCCACGCGTCTGCCTATCACTTCATGGGTATCCCGACCGAGCTGTTCACGCCGATCTTCGTGTGTTCGCGTGTAGCCGGCTGGACAGCGCATGTGATGGAGCAGCGTGCCAATAACCGCATTATCCGTCCGTCCGCTGACTACACAGGTCCCGAGTCGGCCGAATGGGTTGCGATCGAAGACCGTCCCTGATCGGACTGTCTAATCGCCCCTGGTTGCAGCGGTCTGCGTCCGCAGCCGCTGCCATATGCCCCTGAATACATCGATGGACACCAGTCATATGAACACTCAATACCGTAAATCACTTGCGGGCACCGGTCTGGACTATTTCGACACCCGCGCGGCGGTCGATGCCATTGCACCGGGTGCTTACGCCACTCTGCCATATACATCGCGTGTACTGGCCGAACAGCTGGTACGCCGCTGTGAGCCCGAAGCACTGACCGATTCACTGAAACAGCTGATTGAGCGCAAGCGCGACCTGGATTTCCCCTGGTATCCGGCGCGCGTGGTTTGCCACGACATTCTGGGTCAGACAGCATTGGTTGATCTGGCCGGTCTGCGTGATGCCATTGCCGAGAAGGGCGGTGATCCTGCCAAGGTCAACCCGGTTGTACCGACTCAGTTGATCGTTGACCACTCGCTGGCCGTTGAGGCAGCCGGCTTCGATCCGGACGCGTTCGAGAAGAACCGCGCCATCGAAGACCGTCGCAATGAGGACCGCTTCCACTTCATCGAATGGACCAAAACCGCATTCAAGAACGTGGATGTGATCCCGGCCGGTAACGGCATCATGCACCAGATCAACCTGGAGAAGATGTCCCCGGTGATTCAGGCCCGCGATGGTGTTGCCTTCCCGGATACCTGTGTCGGTACCGACTCCCACACCCCGCACGTGGACGCGTTGGGCGTCATCGCCATCGGTGTGGGTGGCCTGGAAGCCGAAACCGTGATGCTGGGCCATCCGTCAATGATGCGTTTGCCGGATATCGTCGGCGTCGAACTGACCGGCAAACGCAAGCCGGGCATCACCGCAACCGATATCGTACTGGCTATCACCGAATTCCTGCGTAAGGAACGTGTGGTTGGGGCCTACCTGGAGTTCTTCGGTGAAGGTGCTGACAGCCTGACTATCGGTGACCGTGCCACCATCTCCAACATGACACCGGAATACGGTGCCACTGCGGCGATGTTCTACATCGATGGGCAGACTATCGATTATCTGAAGCTGACTGGACGTGAGCCTGAACAGGTAGCCCTGGTGGAACAGTATGCCAAGGAAACCGGTCTTTGGGCTGATGACCTGAAAACCGCCCAGTACGAGCGTGTGCTGAGCTTTGATCTGTCTACAGTTGAACGCAACCTGGCCGGTCCGTCCAACCCGCACCGTCGCCTCCCGACCGCTGCTCTGCACGAGCGTGGCATTGCCGATGAAGACAAGCTGGCGGCGGCCCGTGCTGAAGAGGCTGAAGGCAAGCTGCCGGACGGCGCTGTGATCATTGCGGCAATTACGTCATGTACCAACACGTCCAACCCGCGTAACGTGGTGGCAGCCGGTCTGCTGGCCAAGAAAGCCAACGAGCTGGGTTTGATCCGCAAGCCTTGGGTGAAGTCTTCTTTTGCACCGGGCTCCAAAGTGGCTCGTCTGTACCTGGAAGAGGCTGGATTGCTGTCGGAACTGGAAAAGCTGGGCTTCGGTATCGTGGCCTATGCCTGCACCACCTGTAACGGCATGTCCGGTGCACTGGATCCGAAGATTCAGCAGGAGATCATCGATCGCGATCTGTACGCGACTGCTGTTCTGTCCGGTAACCGTAACTTCGATGGTCGCATTCACCCATACGCCAAGCAGGCGTTCCTGGCGTCTCCGCCGCTGGTTGTGGCCTACGCCATTGCCGGTACCGTTCGCTTCGATATCGAGAAAGATGCGCTGGGCACCGACAAGGATGGCAACCCGATCACCCTGAAGGATCTGTGGCCGTCGGACGAAGAGATCGATGCGATTGTAGCCAAAGCGGTGAAGCCTGAGCAGTTCAAGCAGGTCTACATTCCGATGTTCGATCTGGGCAAAGTTGAAGAAGCAGAAAGCCCGCTCTACGACTGGCGTGAGATGTCCACATATATTCGCCGCCCGCCGTACTGGGAAGGTGCTCTGGCAGGTGAGCGTACCCTGACTGGTATGCGTCCGTTGGCGGTGTTGCCTGACAACATCACCACCGACCACTTGTCACCCTCCAACGCCATCATGATGGACAGTGCGGCTGGTGAATACCTGCACAAGATGGGAGTGCCGGAGGAGGACTTCAACTCATACGCAACGCACCGTGGCGACCACCTGACGGCGCAGCGTGCAACCTTTGCCAACCCGAAACTGATCAACGAGATGGCCATCGTCGACGGTGAGGTCAAGCAAGGATCGCTGGCGCGTGTTGAGCCTGAAGGTAAGGTCATGCGGATGTGGGAAGTGATTGAAGCCTACATGCAGCGCAAGCAGAACCTGATCATCGTTGCCGGTGCTGACTACGGTCAGGGCTCGTCCCGTGACTGGGCGGCCAAGGGCGTGCGTCTGGCGGGTGTTGAAGCGATTGTGGCCGAAGGCTTCGAGCGTATTCACCGTACCAACCTCGTGGGCATGGGTGTGTTGCCGCTGCAGTTCCGTGAAGGCGAAACCCGTCACACCTACGGCATCGATGGTACCGAAACCTACGATGTGAAAGGCGAGATCGCACCGGGTGCCACCCTGACGCTGGTGATCAACCGTCGCAACGGCGAAAGCGTTGAAGTGCCGGTGATCTGTCGTCTGGATACCGCTGCCGAAGTGGAAACCTACAAGGCCGGTGGTGTGCTGCAGCGCTTTGCCAAGGAGTTCCTGGAAGCGGAAGGCGCTGCCTGATTCCAGATCTCACCAGGTCCGGACTGTCATTGATGGTCCGGACGTGTCCCGGATGGGGCGCAGACTCAAGTGCTGCAGTGTTGCTGGAGCGGACCGTGTGGCGCCATGGATGGCGCCATCGAGCCCCCAGGGATGGGTTTACGGCGTGTCCGAACCGGCAATGCTGCAGCACACCTTTCACCGTCTGAATGCTCCCGTCCGGCAACCGACTTATTTTGGAGCATCTCAATGTCCAGTGTTCCCCAGATTAAAATACCGGCCACCTATATCCGTGGCGGCACCTCCAAGGGTGTATTCTTCAATCTTACTGATCTGCCCGAAGCCGCGCAGGTCCCGGGTGAAGCCCGTGACAGGATCCTGCAGCGCGTAATTGGCAGCCCCGACCCCTATGGTCAGCAGATCGACGGCATGGGTGGTGCGACCTCCAGTACCTCCAAAACCGTTATTTTGGCCAAAAGTGAACAGCCTGATCACGACGTGGATTACCTGTTCGGTCAGGTGGCGATCAACAAGGCGTTCGTCGACTGGTCCGGCAACTGTGGCAACCTGACGGCTGCTGTGGGTGCCTTTGCCATCAGCAAGGGGCTGGTCGACCCTGAGCGCGTGCCGGAAAACGGCATCTGCACCGTGCGCATTTGGCAGAAGAACATCCAGAAAACCATTATCGCCCATGTGCCGATCACCAACGGTGAGGTACAGGAAACCGGTGATTTTGAGCTGGATGGTGTGACTTTCCCGGCAGCCGAGGTAGTGATCGAGTTCATGGA
This DNA window, taken from Marinobacterium iners, encodes the following:
- a CDS encoding peptidoglycan DD-metalloendopeptidase family protein is translated as MKMIRPKRLLLALGVAVPVSLVAAGLLSYQPLSAPLELRLSVPEVSDLSSADAEEVKDLEPADFVYTIEPGDTLSTIFEMLGIPQKHMYQVLESDVSILALDTLKPGDQLAFWLNEGALSKLELIFSPAHQVVFSRVGDETFEYHENLLEGEWKEELIAGEINGSFYVAAKNAGLNALEVQRISNLLQDKINFRRDLRAGDLFQVVRAEQFVNGEPTGNSRLEGLRIINRARELTAFMFDGHYYDLNGESLARAFMRYPTERKFRLSSPFNPNRKHPVTGRVRPHNGTDFATPIGTPILATGDGVVTRVQNHPYAGLYIVIEHGQKYRTRYLHLSKSLVSKGQTVSRGQKIALSGNSGRSTGAHLHYELHISGRPVDAMRAPIPVAEAVGDKDRVAFNELRNRILAQMGES
- the pabB gene encoding aminodeoxychorismate synthase component I, whose protein sequence is MIQYQSLPYPLDAHRIFEIMRDLGEPVLLDSSHPVAHCGRYDIISAAPDLVVRFGPEGLEINRNDIALDTKEDDPFACLENLLAEIEIPTTDPDIPFNGGFIGTFSYDLGRALEQLPSKAQADINFPWLRVGRYLWAVVIDHQLQRSCLMHHPKVNETSLQQVQQRLAQNLTADSVRQAHPFVLTTAFVSNMDRATYGQALNRIDDYIHAGDCYQINFTQRFSATCSGDPWLAYRALRKTAPTPFAAFLESNDGTILSLSPERFLEASREGKVETRPIKGTRPRATNTDEDQYLAQQLLQSPKDRAENLMIVDLLRNDLSKSCLPGSVNVPELFSIEHYPNVHHMVSSVCGILRPGVTAVQLLRDCFPGGSITGAPKIRAMEIIDELEPQRRSIYCGSIGYISACGTMDTSITIRTLLVQKDRIYCWAGGGIVADSDIDDEYQESYNKVNNLLQTLEQL
- a CDS encoding alpha/beta fold hydrolase, producing the protein MKHPFVISEHQLVLPDQHLHYRLYRNPVLHNGRKLLLIHGAGVAGEDTWHMLTAFLEHWQEILVPDLRGAGQSEFPDGGEYPFSVQTLVSDMSALLDQLGWWQFDLGGYSLGGLVGMLLKQRYPDRVGKQFLLESAVLDRPDWISTIELRQRYSSAAVHLRSDDREQGIRQFLDTISPNRKASAQTESVAVSRLARRPLGFAHALDAVTAAINSIDRDALLASQGDVSSFIGGLSVELMHQLHLTLAEQMPNWHYFMVPGTDHSLPFQKPRQIARIMNAELERYLREC
- a CDS encoding GntR family transcriptional regulator, coding for MSEEIGYPKVVPLEPEARTLADRVCRQIVTAIVKGEIPPGHKISEPELARTYGISRGPLREAIRRLEGWRLVERKAHVGARVVKLSAHELIEIYRVREALEGMACRQAAKNMTDAEIESLKRLLDEHEASIEQREGRSYFQKEGDLDFHYRIVQGSKNSKLLELLGDDLYHLVRMYRYQFSVSSSRPKRALKEHRQIIDAIEARDEELAEMLMRRHISAARRNIEDKLDTVTKPEGDKHG
- the prpB gene encoding methylisocitrate lyase translates to MAEKMTAGARFRKALAENQPLQIVGTVNAYNAMMATRVGHQAIYLSGGGVANASYGLPDLGMTSMNDVLEDVCRITSAVDTPLMVDIDTGWGGAFNIARTVKEMIKGGAAAVHIEDQVAQKRCGHRPNKEIVSLEEMVDRVKAAVDARTDDDFFIMARTDAFQMEGLNAAVERAQACLEAGADAIFAEAVHTLDDYRAFSNGINGSHLLANITEFGATPLFNKKELGEAGATMVLYPLSAFRAANKAALNVYEHLLKDGDQKAVVDTMQTRMELYDFLNYHDFEQKLDALFKEGKNK
- the prpC gene encoding bifunctional 2-methylcitrate synthase/citrate synthase, whose protein sequence is MAEAKKLGGAGLRGQSAGETALCTVGKSGAGLTYRGYDIKELADKAQFEEVAYLLLYGKLPNQAELDGYKAKLKGMRGLPDALKTVLEQIPKDAHPMDVMRTGCSMLGNLETEQDFSEQHDHIDRMLAAFPSIINYWYNFAHHGKRINTETDADSIGEHFLWTLHDKKPEPLHVKVMHASLILYAEHEFNASTFTARVCASTLSDIHSCVTAAIGSLRGPLHGGANEAAMAMIENWKSADEAEEAIMGMLARKDKIMGFGHAIYRDSDPRNAIIKEWSQKLAEQVGDTVLYPVSERVEAVMWREKKLFCNADFFHASAYHFMGIPTELFTPIFVCSRVAGWTAHVMEQRANNRIIRPSADYTGPESAEWVAIEDRP
- the acnD gene encoding Fe/S-dependent 2-methylisocitrate dehydratase AcnD; translation: MNTQYRKSLAGTGLDYFDTRAAVDAIAPGAYATLPYTSRVLAEQLVRRCEPEALTDSLKQLIERKRDLDFPWYPARVVCHDILGQTALVDLAGLRDAIAEKGGDPAKVNPVVPTQLIVDHSLAVEAAGFDPDAFEKNRAIEDRRNEDRFHFIEWTKTAFKNVDVIPAGNGIMHQINLEKMSPVIQARDGVAFPDTCVGTDSHTPHVDALGVIAIGVGGLEAETVMLGHPSMMRLPDIVGVELTGKRKPGITATDIVLAITEFLRKERVVGAYLEFFGEGADSLTIGDRATISNMTPEYGATAAMFYIDGQTIDYLKLTGREPEQVALVEQYAKETGLWADDLKTAQYERVLSFDLSTVERNLAGPSNPHRRLPTAALHERGIADEDKLAAARAEEAEGKLPDGAVIIAAITSCTNTSNPRNVVAAGLLAKKANELGLIRKPWVKSSFAPGSKVARLYLEEAGLLSELEKLGFGIVAYACTTCNGMSGALDPKIQQEIIDRDLYATAVLSGNRNFDGRIHPYAKQAFLASPPLVVAYAIAGTVRFDIEKDALGTDKDGNPITLKDLWPSDEEIDAIVAKAVKPEQFKQVYIPMFDLGKVEEAESPLYDWREMSTYIRRPPYWEGALAGERTLTGMRPLAVLPDNITTDHLSPSNAIMMDSAAGEYLHKMGVPEEDFNSYATHRGDHLTAQRATFANPKLINEMAIVDGEVKQGSLARVEPEGKVMRMWEVIEAYMQRKQNLIIVAGADYGQGSSRDWAAKGVRLAGVEAIVAEGFERIHRTNLVGMGVLPLQFREGETRHTYGIDGTETYDVKGEIAPGATLTLVINRRNGESVEVPVICRLDTAAEVETYKAGGVLQRFAKEFLEAEGAA